The genome window CAGGGCTTTGTTCGCCTTATTATCTTCAGGCACGGCCGTTACATATATTTTGAGGTAAGCTTGCCCTTGCGTATCAAAAGAAATGTCCCCAATTTTTGTATGGGAAGCTTTGGGTGTTAAACGAACGTTAAATTCCCAACCCTCCTTTTTATTTGGTCCCTTTGCTGACCTTCGAAGTACTTGAGAGAAATCAATCATACTCTTAGGCCTTTTTGTTTCTATCCAACC of Alphaproteobacteria bacterium contains these proteins:
- a CDS encoding DUF167 domain-containing protein, whose product is MIDFSQVLRRSAKGPNKKEGWEFNVRLTPKASHTKIGDISFDTQGQAYLKIYVTAVPEDNKANKALIALLSKTFHLPKSSFYIISGHTDRQKVIWFEGDLSL